Proteins co-encoded in one Gopherus evgoodei ecotype Sinaloan lineage chromosome 4, rGopEvg1_v1.p, whole genome shotgun sequence genomic window:
- the OLFML3 gene encoding olfactomedin-like protein 3 — protein sequence MAPRLSLLLALLLAGAISAQQQQFMEYMERRFVALEERISQWHDQSSRYSTELREFKSQVITMLENMEKEQDRLRTEVENTAVRVDRLEREVDYLETQNPVPSCVEVDEKLMENQVSTAKKRKNEKYDKLTDCSDTISQVKAMKILKKFGSSAGLWTKDPMGSSEKIYVFDGSRNDTVYVFPRMREFTLFSATRKAARIKLPYPWVGTGHLVYGGHLYYIRQQGTFQVIKFSLANKTIVDSSVFPAEEQVPVFGLSAFNYIDIAADEEGLWAIYATRENEKNICLAKLDPISLDIEQMWDTPCPRENAESAFVICGALYVVYNTRLPSRSRVQCVFDVSGAMTPEDAALVYFPKRYGSHSSMKYNPKERQIYAWDDGYQIIYRMEMKKKLEI from the exons atggccCCAAGACTcagcctcctccttgccctgCTCCTGGCAGGGGCCATCAGcgctcagcagcagcagttcatgGAGTACATGGAGAGGAGATTTGTTGCCTTGGAG gaAAGGATTTCCCAGTGGCATGACCAGAGCAGCCGCTACTCCACCGAGCTGCGTGAGTTCAAGAGCCAGGTGATCACAATGCTGGAGAACATGGAGAAGGAGCAGGACAGGCTGCGCACGGAGGTGGAGAACACGGCAGTGCGGGTGGACCGGCTGGAGCGTGAGGTGGACTATCTAGAGACGCAGAACCCCGTTCCGTCCTGTGTGgaggtggatgagaagctgatgGAGAACCAGGTCTCCACAGCCAAGAAGAGGAAGAACGAGAAGTATGATAAGCTGACAG ATTGCAGTGACACCATCTCCCAGGTGAAAGCCATGAAGATcctgaagaaatttggcagcagtgCTGGGCTGTGGACCAAGGACCCCATGGGAAGCTCGGAGAAGATCTATGTCTTCGATGGCTCCAGAAATGACACCGTCTATGTGTTCCCCAGGATGAGGGAGTTTACGCTGTTTTCCGCCACGCGGAAGGCAGCCCGCATCAAGCTGCCCTACCCTTGGGTAGGCACTGGGCACCTGGTATATGGGGGGCATCTCTACTACATTCGGCAGCAGGGCACCTTCCAGGTCATCAAGTTCAGCTTGGCCAATAAGACCATCGTGGATAGCTCCGTGTTCCCAGCCGAAGAGCAGGTACctgtctttggcctctctgcctTCAACTACATCGACATAGCAGCTGATGAGGAAGGGCTATGGGCCATCTACGCCACCAGGGAGAACGAGAAGAACATCTGCCTGGCCAAGTTGGACCCCATCTCCCTGGACATAGAACAGATGTGGGACACGCCATGCCCACGGGAGAACGCTGAGAGTGCCTTTGTCATCTGCGGGGCACTCTATGTGGTGTACAACACGAGGCTGCCCAGCCGCTCCCGCGTGCAGTGCGTCTTTGACGTCAGTGGTGCCATGACGCCCGAGGATGCCGCCTTGGTGTACTTCCCCAAGCGCTATGGGTCTCATTCCAGCATGAAGTACAACCCCAAGGAGCGGCAGATCTACGCCTGGGACGATGGCTACCAGATCATCTACAGGATGGAGATGAAGAAGAAACTGGAGATCTGA